From one Flavobacterium kingsejongi genomic stretch:
- a CDS encoding LLM class flavin-dependent oxidoreductase, whose translation MENKKNIAYSILELAFISSGTTVAETYKNSLDLAQKAEAMDYSRFWLAEHHNMISIASSATSVLIGYIAGGTKTIKVGSGGIMLPNHSSLIVAEQFGTLGTLYPNRIDLGLGRAPGTDQITAQAIRSDRMQAANNFPGEVAQIQEYFDAENSHAPVRAIVAEGVNVPLYILGSSTDSAHLAAKLGLPYVFASHFATGQLFEALDIYRREFQPSVHLDKPYTIAGVNVIAADTDAEAEENFTSLLRMFIGVLTGKREHLQPPMPMPDDLMMLQHNPALRDMLKYSFVGRKEAVAKEIARFVEQTGVDELMVVTNIHGHEDRVKSYRIVAEIMKDLNAAPVA comes from the coding sequence ATGGAAAACAAAAAAAATATAGCCTACTCCATACTGGAACTCGCATTCATATCGAGTGGCACTACTGTTGCAGAAACATATAAAAATAGTCTTGACCTCGCTCAAAAAGCAGAAGCGATGGACTACAGCCGTTTTTGGCTTGCTGAACACCATAATATGATTAGTATCGCCAGTTCGGCCACTTCAGTACTTATCGGTTATATTGCCGGAGGTACTAAAACCATCAAAGTAGGATCAGGAGGCATCATGCTTCCAAACCATTCCTCGCTTATTGTTGCCGAACAGTTTGGAACTTTGGGCACGCTTTATCCCAATCGTATCGATTTAGGGTTAGGCCGCGCTCCCGGCACCGACCAGATTACCGCCCAGGCCATCCGTTCCGACAGGATGCAGGCTGCCAATAATTTTCCGGGAGAAGTAGCGCAGATACAGGAGTATTTTGATGCGGAAAACAGTCATGCGCCAGTACGTGCCATTGTGGCCGAAGGTGTAAATGTGCCACTCTATATCCTGGGATCCAGTACAGACAGTGCCCACCTGGCTGCAAAACTGGGATTACCGTATGTTTTTGCCAGTCATTTTGCAACAGGGCAATTGTTTGAAGCCCTCGATATCTACAGAAGAGAATTCCAACCGTCCGTACATCTCGATAAACCCTATACCATCGCGGGAGTGAATGTAATTGCTGCCGACACCGATGCTGAAGCGGAGGAAAACTTTACATCGCTTTTACGCATGTTTATTGGAGTATTAACTGGAAAACGCGAACATTTGCAACCTCCAATGCCAATGCCGGATGATTTGATGATGTTACAGCACAATCCTGCGCTTCGTGACATGCTTAAATATTCTTTCGTCGGAAGGAAAGAGGCGGTAGCAAAAGAAATTGCCCGTTTCGTGGAACAGACCGGGGTGGACGAGCTGATGGTCGTTACAAACATCCACGGTCATGAAGACCGCGTAAAATCGTATCGTATCGTTGCTGAAATAATGAAAGATTTAAATGCTGCTCCGGTAGCATAA
- a CDS encoding DUF3095 domain-containing protein translates to MTEDIAGQFYSNLPLNDLPLSDLLGREKLFRQVPESWHVVITDIVGSTQAVLGGRHEDVNLIATGSIVAVLNLAFRMQITIPFFFGGDGATFIIPTALIDTVMQALTRYRETILENFNLELRTGTVPVAEIYAAGHVIRIAKYKSSSSFSIPIVLGNGLNFAECRIKGGDYLFSGEPPVAIQLDLSGMQCRWDKILPPQDKEEIVTLLVVAKDSGHQEKAFAMILKKMDELYGIPEKRQPISVARLRLKTTFSRLGAEMRIRLGKIRVLELLQTWLATLYGYIYFNTKKGRKYLRALVEMSDTLVIDGKINTVISGRAAQRAALQLLLDQMETEGSIHYGMHISKASIMSCYVRDLEDGHIHFVDGAEGGYTKAAAILKTKLAAHPS, encoded by the coding sequence ATGACAGAAGACATTGCCGGACAATTTTACAGTAACCTGCCTTTAAATGATTTACCGCTCAGCGATCTATTAGGCAGAGAAAAATTGTTCCGCCAGGTTCCGGAGAGCTGGCATGTTGTCATTACCGATATTGTAGGGTCAACCCAGGCTGTTTTAGGAGGCAGGCATGAAGACGTAAATCTTATTGCCACTGGCAGTATTGTTGCGGTACTCAACCTCGCTTTTCGCATGCAGATAACCATACCTTTTTTCTTTGGAGGTGACGGGGCAACTTTTATTATTCCAACAGCCTTGATCGATACTGTAATGCAGGCATTGACGCGTTATAGGGAAACGATCTTAGAAAATTTTAATCTTGAACTCCGAACCGGTACCGTACCCGTAGCCGAAATTTATGCTGCCGGGCATGTTATACGAATAGCAAAATACAAGAGTTCCTCCTCCTTTTCCATACCCATAGTATTAGGAAACGGGCTGAATTTCGCAGAATGCCGGATTAAAGGAGGAGATTATCTGTTCTCCGGGGAGCCTCCTGTGGCAATACAGCTTGATCTCAGTGGGATGCAGTGCCGCTGGGATAAAATTCTGCCACCTCAGGATAAAGAAGAAATTGTAACCTTGCTGGTAGTCGCCAAAGATTCCGGGCATCAGGAAAAAGCGTTTGCCATGATTTTGAAAAAAATGGATGAGCTGTATGGTATTCCCGAAAAAAGACAGCCTATTTCTGTAGCACGGCTCAGGCTGAAAACAACATTCAGCCGCCTGGGAGCCGAGATGCGTATCAGGCTGGGAAAGATTAGAGTACTAGAATTGTTGCAAACATGGTTGGCTACTTTATACGGATACATCTATTTTAATACAAAAAAGGGCAGGAAGTACCTGAGGGCACTGGTTGAAATGTCAGATACACTGGTTATAGACGGAAAGATCAATACGGTAATTTCGGGGCGTGCAGCACAGCGGGCTGCCTTACAACTCTTATTGGATCAGATGGAAACAGAAGGATCCATACATTATGGCATGCACATCAGTAAGGCTTCTATAATGTCGTGTTACGTCCGGGATTTGGAAGATGGTCATATCCATTTTGTCGATGGGGCAGAGGGCGGTTATACTAAAGCAGCGGCTATTTTAAAAACCAAACTGGCAGCTCATCCATCATAA
- a CDS encoding LysR substrate-binding domain-containing protein — MELRQLNYFLRAKELLNFTAAAAELNISQSTLSQQIKQLEIELDTPLFHRIGKRILLTEAGSLFYDYALQSVSKASSGMALLKDLKDLKTGELYIGVTYGLRYILTPALIQFLELYPKISIQIVFGTSEELYHKLLKLELDFILTFADQATDENLSYKLLFESPLCLITSTYNALASKKEITLPEIGKLTLALPANGYSTRQFINETFTKNNIIPNIPVEVNDIPTLLELVKAGNWHTILAKTTVQDYDDLCVIPIKGKKMLRKAMIISMKNVYEKKAAHFFCALLMNKTGLKQSIQ; from the coding sequence ATGGAACTTAGACAGCTTAACTATTTTCTGAGAGCGAAAGAATTACTCAATTTTACGGCTGCAGCTGCAGAACTTAATATTAGCCAGAGTACGCTTTCGCAACAAATCAAACAGTTGGAGATTGAGTTGGATACACCACTCTTTCACAGGATAGGAAAAAGGATTCTTTTGACTGAGGCGGGCAGCCTGTTTTATGACTATGCCCTACAAAGTGTAAGCAAGGCCAGCAGTGGTATGGCCTTACTGAAAGACCTAAAGGACCTAAAGACCGGGGAATTATATATTGGCGTTACCTATGGCCTTCGGTATATCCTTACTCCCGCCCTGATTCAATTTTTGGAACTGTATCCTAAAATTTCCATACAAATCGTTTTTGGTACTTCCGAAGAACTATACCATAAGTTACTCAAACTTGAATTGGATTTTATATTGACTTTTGCGGATCAGGCTACAGATGAAAATTTATCTTACAAGCTGCTTTTTGAATCGCCTTTATGCTTAATTACTTCTACCTACAATGCGTTGGCAAGCAAAAAAGAAATTACCCTACCTGAAATTGGAAAACTCACTTTAGCACTGCCTGCCAATGGCTATAGTACACGGCAATTTATCAATGAGACTTTTACTAAAAACAACATTATCCCAAATATTCCGGTGGAGGTTAACGATATCCCCACGTTGCTGGAATTAGTAAAGGCCGGAAACTGGCACACAATATTGGCTAAAACGACAGTTCAGGATTATGATGATTTATGCGTGATCCCCATCAAAGGAAAAAAAATGTTACGCAAAGCCATGATCATATCCATGAAGAATGTTTATGAGAAAAAAGCGGCTCATTTTTTTTGTGCGTTGCTAATGAATAAGACAGGATTAAAACAGAGTATCCAATAG
- a CDS encoding MFS transporter yields MNIFRSLKYRNFKLFFYGQSVSLMGTWMQKTAVSWLVYRLTGSAFLLGMVTFVSLIPSLLLSPYAGSYIDRHNRFKVMVNTQIISMLQAGALAGMIYFQYYSIPAIIALSLLQGIVNSFDVICRQTLMIDMVDNPEDLPNAIALNSTMTNLARIIGPALAGFILSTVGEDFCFISNFISYVPVLGCLYMMRIKVGATPRQQNSLWMELKEGFDYIAGEKDLKSLILLLAMSSLIVIPFTTLMPIFAKDLFHGTARTFSLFESAIGFGSVLSAVYLANLQSNKYLIRIIIIASLLFGGSILLLSFASILPLALAFMALSGMGMMAQTSAINTYIQTHAASHMRGRAISYFIMAYQGVIPVGSLAIGILAETLGPKEAVAIAGSSGIVCILVFAYYWKYSVTKNKFSIALDTPKN; encoded by the coding sequence ATGAATATTTTCAGGTCTTTAAAGTATAGAAATTTCAAGTTGTTTTTTTATGGTCAGTCAGTGTCGCTCATGGGAACATGGATGCAAAAAACAGCCGTAAGCTGGCTCGTCTACCGACTGACAGGGTCAGCGTTTCTATTGGGTATGGTAACCTTTGTAAGCCTTATCCCGTCGTTGCTACTCTCCCCGTATGCCGGTAGTTATATTGACCGTCATAACAGGTTTAAGGTAATGGTCAATACACAGATTATTTCGATGCTGCAGGCAGGAGCCCTTGCGGGAATGATCTATTTTCAATACTATAGCATCCCGGCGATTATAGCCCTGAGCCTTTTACAGGGGATTGTAAATTCCTTTGATGTGATCTGCAGGCAAACACTTATGATCGATATGGTTGATAATCCGGAAGACCTTCCCAACGCTATCGCGCTCAATTCTACAATGACCAATCTTGCCCGGATTATTGGCCCGGCACTGGCAGGTTTCATATTGAGTACAGTAGGAGAAGATTTTTGCTTTATTAGTAATTTCATCAGTTATGTTCCTGTTTTAGGCTGCCTTTATATGATGCGTATAAAAGTTGGAGCCACCCCAAGGCAGCAAAATAGTTTATGGATGGAATTAAAAGAAGGATTTGATTACATCGCTGGAGAAAAAGATCTGAAAAGCCTTATTCTGTTACTCGCGATGAGTAGCCTTATAGTGATTCCTTTCACTACCTTGATGCCTATTTTTGCGAAAGACCTCTTCCATGGTACTGCCCGGACATTTAGCCTTTTTGAAAGTGCCATTGGTTTTGGATCCGTTCTTAGCGCCGTATATTTAGCGAATCTGCAATCCAACAAATATTTGATTCGGATCATTATTATCGCAAGCCTGCTTTTTGGCGGCAGTATTCTACTGTTATCGTTTGCCTCCATTTTGCCTTTAGCATTAGCGTTTATGGCACTAAGCGGAATGGGCATGATGGCGCAGACTTCCGCAATAAATACCTATATTCAGACTCATGCTGCTTCACACATGCGGGGGAGGGCGATCAGCTATTTTATTATGGCTTATCAGGGAGTAATCCCCGTGGGGAGTTTAGCAATCGGTATACTGGCAGAAACGCTGGGTCCAAAAGAAGCCGTCGCGATAGCCGGAAGTAGTGGTATTGTCTGTATTTTAGTATTTGCATACTACTGGAAATACAGTGTTACCAAAAATAAGTTCAGCATAGCGTTAGACACGCCAAAAAATTAA
- a CDS encoding MBL fold metallo-hydrolase, which produces MIIIPLNEGIFAVSKQKVFAPVASEDLDQVPTDSLKLAICPFLVVLEDDVLLLDTGLGFMDNGVPALFPLLEKAGYHPGQITKVLISHLHKDHIDGIGYRETTGFVQHYPNAQIYIQQQELQYALEQENSHSFNPEVLKELAALPNVVFLEDEKGTIGTTISYEVTGGHSPFHQVFWIREAGTTAFYGADNLPQKNYLKFHLAYKTDFDGKKAMELRQLWEEEAHKEQWEVLFYHDIRDNVVRF; this is translated from the coding sequence ATGATAATCATCCCATTGAATGAAGGCATTTTTGCCGTGAGCAAACAAAAAGTATTTGCACCCGTTGCTTCAGAAGATCTGGACCAGGTACCTACGGATAGTTTAAAACTTGCGATCTGCCCTTTTTTGGTAGTGTTGGAGGACGATGTACTCCTGTTGGATACCGGATTGGGATTTATGGATAATGGTGTACCCGCACTTTTTCCGCTGCTGGAAAAAGCAGGATATCATCCGGGACAAATTACAAAAGTCCTGATTTCACACCTCCATAAAGATCATATTGACGGAATCGGGTATCGCGAAACTACAGGTTTTGTACAACATTACCCTAACGCCCAAATTTACATCCAGCAGCAAGAACTGCAGTATGCTTTGGAACAGGAAAATAGTCACTCTTTCAACCCGGAAGTTTTAAAAGAACTGGCAGCCCTTCCCAATGTAGTGTTTTTAGAGGATGAAAAAGGAACTATTGGAACCACTATCTCATATGAGGTTACCGGAGGGCATTCTCCATTCCATCAGGTTTTCTGGATCAGAGAAGCGGGGACAACAGCTTTTTACGGAGCTGATAATCTCCCACAGAAAAACTACCTCAAATTCCACCTGGCTTATAAGACGGACTTCGATGGTAAAAAGGCGATGGAATTACGCCAGCTATGGGAAGAAGAAGCGCATAAAGAACAGTGGGAGGTATTATTCTATCATGATATCAGGGATAATGTTGTCCGGTTTTAG
- a CDS encoding MarR family winged helix-turn-helix transcriptional regulator: MDTDKKLRELEGMRENNWQRIIFVLRKHHDLWAQKNISPEFGPLKMSYMPVICNINLEGSSAVDIARDSMIIKQAMSRTIKELEEKGMITSTTDASDKRSERLNLTESGKKLVLDANLKLVELVKEYEKLVGRKNLDTAVSVINTIIKYHESLNDADKLENK, from the coding sequence ATGGATACGGACAAGAAACTCAGGGAATTAGAAGGGATGCGTGAAAATAACTGGCAGCGGATTATTTTCGTCCTGCGGAAACACCATGACCTCTGGGCCCAAAAAAATATCAGCCCCGAATTTGGGCCACTCAAAATGTCTTATATGCCAGTCATCTGTAACATCAACCTGGAGGGTAGTTCAGCTGTGGATATTGCCAGGGATTCCATGATCATCAAGCAGGCCATGAGCCGTACTATAAAAGAGCTGGAAGAAAAAGGAATGATTACCAGTACTACCGATGCTTCTGACAAAAGAAGTGAACGGCTCAACCTGACAGAAAGCGGTAAAAAACTCGTACTCGATGCTAATCTCAAATTGGTGGAATTAGTCAAAGAATATGAAAAACTGGTGGGCAGGAAAAACCTTGATACTGCCGTGTCTGTTATTAATACGATTATTAAATACCATGAAAGCCTGAATGACGCAGACAAATTAGAAAATAAATAA
- a CDS encoding pentapeptide repeat-containing protein, with product MDTKIKVNQTFTAQDMLGQEYEGVEFRNCVFASLRGVDLICCRFVNCDLSNIDVMNSGMQDVTFLDCKIIGVNFFEANDFGFSVDFIDSVLDFCGFENMKINKSTFSGCRIHGTSFRGADLSKAKMSKCDLLSTEFSATNISGLDFTSCTNITMDLSLNKVKKTKFSSASLGGLLSHFDIIIQEAK from the coding sequence ATGGATACAAAGATTAAAGTGAATCAAACTTTTACCGCTCAGGATATGCTGGGCCAGGAATATGAAGGGGTAGAATTCAGGAACTGTGTTTTTGCCAGCCTAAGGGGTGTAGACCTCATTTGCTGCCGCTTTGTGAACTGTGACCTTAGTAATATCGATGTGATGAATTCCGGAATGCAGGATGTTACCTTTTTGGATTGCAAAATAATCGGGGTCAACTTTTTTGAGGCCAATGATTTTGGGTTCAGTGTGGATTTTATAGATTCAGTGTTGGATTTTTGTGGCTTTGAAAACATGAAGATCAATAAAAGCACCTTTAGCGGCTGCCGGATACACGGCACAAGTTTTAGGGGAGCAGATCTTTCCAAAGCCAAAATGAGCAAGTGTGACCTGTTGAGCACAGAATTTTCAGCGACCAATATTAGCGGTCTTGATTTCACCAGTTGTACCAACATAACGATGGATCTATCGCTGAACAAAGTAAAAAAGACCAAATTCAGTTCTGCCAGTCTTGGTGGCCTGCTGAGTCATTTTGATATTATCATACAAGAAGCAAAATGA
- a CDS encoding pentapeptide repeat-containing protein, whose amino-acid sequence MIQSNTIYHGEEFVGFEGSGLTFSDNAFTECSFKKCRFSRAYFENCHFDQCTFEDCDLSLMTYDESNFHKIVIKRSKAAGISWAEALPPFAVDFEDSEISYSSFYGKVLKKAKFIHCTAEEVDFSECQLTNSDFKGTDLKGAQFHNSGLDLCNFEDASNYSIDIRHNTIKGAKFSLPEAFSFFNTLGIDVVNLDSF is encoded by the coding sequence ATGATCCAGAGCAATACCATTTATCACGGGGAAGAATTCGTGGGGTTTGAGGGTAGTGGGCTTACCTTTTCCGATAATGCATTTACCGAATGTAGTTTTAAAAAATGCAGATTCAGCAGGGCATATTTCGAGAATTGCCATTTTGACCAGTGTACTTTTGAAGACTGTGACCTCTCCTTGATGACTTACGACGAGAGTAACTTCCATAAGATAGTGATAAAAAGATCAAAGGCAGCCGGTATAAGTTGGGCAGAAGCACTGCCTCCGTTTGCTGTTGATTTTGAAGACAGCGAAATTAGCTATTCCAGTTTTTATGGAAAGGTGCTTAAAAAAGCAAAATTTATTCATTGTACGGCTGAAGAGGTTGATTTTAGCGAATGCCAGCTTACCAATAGCGATTTTAAAGGCACCGATCTTAAGGGAGCACAATTCCATAATAGCGGCCTTGATTTATGCAACTTTGAAGACGCATCCAACTACAGTATCGATATCCGGCACAACACTATTAAAGGGGCGAAATTCTCCCTTCCGGAAGCCTTTAGTTTTTTCAACACATTGGGGATTGATGTGGTCAATCTTGATTCGTTTTAA
- a CDS encoding alpha/beta hydrolase codes for MIRILTPAFRSILLLLLFFSFNGKAQVILPHEKELSHPDQYLFQDIDFKVAVKKDSITLYGTLVMPKGNFDKLVIIVPGTGADTRYSHFLLTEALLQNNIAVYRYDDRGIGQSGGKYNAANTTVTMLSVELYSAIRRIKALGYTSGKKLGLIGHSQGGMVTMGTMEMGASVDFLIQWATAVEKYGAFIKYQILSGQNSFDDALKYNTTEEKFAVMDALHKVVEENRNDEDWPLSKKLNKASKKIGYDSSRYTRFPYLTLSSEKDFVRKNFEPAYQSLKIPTLYIVGIKDTFVSAEAETKVLESFNNDAITIVKMDGLTHYLTQPDLTPETMYQIDPAAVRIILNWITEKVDTL; via the coding sequence ATGATCCGCATCCTTACGCCTGCCTTCCGGTCTATACTATTACTGTTGCTCTTTTTTAGTTTCAATGGTAAGGCTCAGGTCATTTTACCCCATGAAAAAGAATTATCCCATCCGGATCAGTATCTTTTTCAGGATATTGATTTTAAAGTAGCGGTGAAAAAAGACAGCATTACATTGTACGGAACCCTTGTCATGCCTAAGGGAAACTTTGATAAATTAGTAATCATTGTTCCCGGAACCGGAGCAGATACACGCTATTCCCACTTTTTGCTGACTGAAGCATTGCTGCAAAATAATATAGCCGTGTACCGTTATGATGATAGGGGAATCGGTCAGTCCGGCGGTAAATACAATGCTGCAAACACTACGGTTACGATGCTCTCCGTAGAATTGTATAGCGCGATCAGAAGAATAAAAGCACTCGGATATACTTCCGGAAAAAAACTCGGATTGATTGGGCACAGCCAGGGCGGCATGGTCACTATGGGGACTATGGAAATGGGCGCTTCTGTTGATTTTCTGATACAGTGGGCTACTGCTGTAGAAAAGTATGGTGCTTTTATAAAATACCAAATCCTGTCAGGGCAGAATAGTTTTGATGATGCCCTGAAATATAACACTACTGAAGAAAAGTTTGCAGTAATGGATGCCTTGCATAAGGTGGTCGAGGAAAATAGGAATGATGAAGACTGGCCACTCTCTAAAAAACTTAACAAAGCGTCTAAAAAAATAGGGTATGACTCCTCCCGATATACCCGTTTCCCTTATCTGACCCTATCTTCCGAAAAAGATTTTGTACGCAAAAATTTTGAACCAGCCTATCAGTCACTCAAAATACCCACTTTGTATATTGTGGGAATTAAAGATACTTTTGTCAGTGCAGAAGCAGAAACCAAAGTATTGGAAAGTTTTAATAACGACGCCATAACAATCGTAAAAATGGATGGGCTGACACACTATTTAACCCAGCCTGACCTGACTCCTGAAACCATGTACCAGATC